A stretch of the Serratia marcescens genome encodes the following:
- the pntA gene encoding Re/Si-specific NAD(P)(+) transhydrogenase subunit alpha, whose translation MRIGVPRERLANEARVAATPKTVEQLLKLGFTVAIERGAGKLASFEDVAYEAAGAALVDESEVWQSDLILKVNAPQDDEIALMREGSTLVSFIWPAQNPELMAKLAARNVTALAMDSVPRISRAQSMDALSSMANIAGYRAIVEAAHEFGRFFTGQITAAGKVPPAKVMIIGAGVAGLAAIGAAGSLGAIVRAFDTRPEVKEQVQSMGAEFLELDFEEEAGSGDGYAKVMSEAFIKAEMALFAAQAAEVDIIVTTALIPGKPAPKLITKEMVASMKPGSVIVDLAAQTGGNCELTVADTISVTDNGVKIIGYTDLPSRLPTQSSQLYGTNLVNLLKLLSKEKNGEIDIDFDDTVIRGVTVVRSGEITWPAPPIQVSAQPKAAPAAAPVAKPEAKPTSPWLKYGLMALAILLFGWLADAAPKEFLSHFTVFALACVVGYYVVWNVSHALHTPLMSVTNAISGIIVVGALLQIGHGGWVSFLSFIAVLIASINIFGGFTVTQRMLKMFRKN comes from the coding sequence ATGCGTATTGGTGTACCAAGAGAGCGGTTGGCCAATGAAGCCCGGGTCGCAGCCACGCCGAAAACGGTGGAACAACTGCTGAAGCTGGGTTTTACCGTCGCGATTGAACGCGGGGCGGGCAAACTGGCCAGTTTTGAGGACGTCGCCTACGAAGCCGCAGGCGCGGCACTGGTCGACGAAAGCGAAGTGTGGCAGTCGGATTTGATCCTGAAAGTCAATGCGCCGCAAGACGACGAGATCGCCTTGATGCGCGAAGGCAGCACGCTGGTCAGCTTTATCTGGCCGGCGCAAAACCCCGAATTGATGGCCAAGCTGGCGGCGCGCAACGTCACCGCGCTGGCGATGGACTCGGTGCCGCGCATCTCGCGCGCCCAGTCGATGGATGCGCTGAGCTCGATGGCCAACATCGCCGGCTACCGCGCGATCGTCGAAGCGGCGCATGAGTTCGGCCGTTTCTTCACCGGCCAGATCACTGCCGCCGGCAAAGTGCCGCCGGCCAAGGTGATGATTATCGGGGCCGGCGTGGCCGGCCTGGCGGCGATCGGCGCGGCGGGCAGCCTCGGTGCCATCGTGCGCGCCTTCGATACCCGCCCGGAAGTGAAAGAGCAGGTGCAGAGCATGGGCGCGGAATTCCTCGAGCTGGATTTTGAAGAGGAAGCGGGCAGCGGCGACGGTTACGCCAAAGTGATGTCTGAAGCCTTTATCAAGGCCGAGATGGCGCTGTTCGCCGCGCAGGCGGCGGAGGTGGATATCATCGTCACCACCGCGCTGATCCCGGGTAAACCGGCGCCGAAACTGATCACCAAAGAGATGGTGGCATCGATGAAACCGGGCAGCGTGATCGTCGATCTGGCGGCGCAAACCGGCGGCAACTGCGAACTGACGGTGGCCGACACCATTAGCGTGACCGACAACGGCGTGAAAATCATCGGCTATACCGACCTGCCGAGCCGCTTGCCGACCCAATCTTCGCAGCTTTACGGCACCAACCTGGTCAACCTGCTGAAGCTGCTGTCGAAAGAGAAAAACGGCGAGATCGACATTGATTTCGACGATACGGTAATCCGCGGCGTTACCGTGGTGCGCAGCGGTGAAATCACCTGGCCGGCGCCGCCGATCCAGGTCTCCGCCCAGCCGAAAGCGGCGCCCGCCGCCGCACCGGTCGCCAAACCTGAAGCCAAACCGACCTCGCCGTGGCTGAAGTACGGCCTGATGGCCCTGGCGATCCTGCTGTTCGGCTGGCTGGCGGATGCGGCGCCGAAAGAGTTCCTGTCGCACTTTACCGTGTTCGCGCTGGCCTGCGTGGTCGGTTACTACGTGGTCTGGAACGTCAGCCATGCGCTGCATACCCCGTTGATGTCGGTCACCAATGCGATCTCAGGGATTATCGTGGTCGGTGCGCTGTTGCAGATCGGCCATGGTGGCTGGGTGAGTTTCCTCTCCTTTATCGCCGTGCTGATCGCCAGCATCAATATTTTCGGTGGGTTCACCGTCACTCAGCGCATGCTGAAGATGTTCCGCAAGAACTAA
- a CDS encoding amino acid permease, with product MEKKLGLTALTALVLSSMLGAGVFSLPQNMAQVASPAALLLGWGITGVGILFLAFAMLLLTRLRPDLDGGIFTYAKEGFGELMGFCSAWGYWLCAVIANVSYLVIVFAALSIFTDRGGNVILGDGNTWQALIAESALLWIVHALVLRGVQTAASINLAATLAKLLPLGMFAVLAAIAFKMDVFTLDFKGIALGKPVWEQVKDTMLITLWVFIGVEGAVVVSARARNKKDVGRATMLAVLSALAVYLMVTLLSLGVVPRSELADMRNPSMAVLMVELIGPWGDVIIAAGLIISVCGAYLSWTIMAAEVPLLAAQHGAFPRVFGKQNRHHAPSSSLWLTNIAVQLALVLIWLTGSNYNSLLTIASEMILVPYFLVGAFLFKVAYRRRDKRLIFAATGACVYGLWLLYASGLMHLLMSVLLYAPGLLVFMYARRGHRDINLLNRLEKSSIFLLLVATLPAGWFMLH from the coding sequence TTGGAAAAAAAACTCGGTCTTACCGCGCTAACCGCTTTGGTGCTCAGCTCAATGCTGGGCGCCGGCGTGTTCAGTCTGCCGCAAAACATGGCGCAGGTCGCCAGCCCCGCCGCGCTGCTGCTGGGTTGGGGGATCACTGGCGTCGGCATTCTGTTTTTGGCGTTCGCCATGCTGTTGCTTACGCGTTTGCGTCCGGATCTGGACGGTGGCATCTTCACCTACGCCAAAGAAGGGTTCGGCGAGCTGATGGGCTTCTGCTCCGCCTGGGGTTACTGGCTGTGCGCCGTGATCGCCAACGTCTCGTATCTGGTGATCGTGTTCGCGGCGCTGAGTATTTTCACCGATCGCGGCGGCAACGTTATTCTCGGTGACGGCAATACCTGGCAGGCGCTGATCGCCGAATCCGCCCTGCTGTGGATCGTGCATGCGCTGGTGCTGCGCGGCGTGCAAACTGCCGCCAGCATCAATCTGGCGGCCACCCTCGCCAAGCTGCTTCCATTGGGAATGTTCGCCGTTCTGGCGGCGATCGCCTTTAAAATGGACGTATTCACGCTGGATTTCAAAGGTATCGCCCTCGGCAAGCCGGTGTGGGAACAGGTCAAGGACACCATGCTGATCACCCTGTGGGTGTTTATCGGCGTGGAAGGCGCCGTGGTAGTTTCCGCCCGCGCCCGCAATAAGAAAGACGTAGGCCGCGCCACCATGCTGGCGGTGCTGTCGGCGCTGGCGGTGTATCTGATGGTCACGCTGCTGTCGCTGGGCGTGGTGCCGCGCAGCGAACTGGCCGACATGCGCAACCCGTCGATGGCGGTACTGATGGTGGAACTGATCGGCCCGTGGGGGGACGTGATCATTGCCGCCGGCCTGATCATTTCCGTGTGCGGCGCCTACCTGAGCTGGACCATCATGGCGGCGGAAGTGCCGCTGCTGGCCGCGCAGCACGGCGCGTTTCCGCGCGTGTTCGGCAAGCAGAACCGCCATCACGCCCCGTCCTCTTCGCTGTGGCTGACCAACATCGCGGTGCAGCTGGCGCTGGTGCTGATCTGGCTGACCGGCAGCAACTACAACTCGCTGTTGACCATCGCTTCAGAAATGATCCTGGTGCCTTACTTCCTGGTCGGCGCGTTTCTGTTCAAGGTGGCTTATCGCCGCCGCGACAAGCGCCTGATCTTCGCCGCGACCGGTGCCTGCGTCTATGGTTTGTGGCTGTTGTACGCGTCCGGGCTGATGCACCTGCTGATGTCAGTGCTGCTGTATGCGCCAGGGCTATTGGTGTTCATGTATGCCCGTCGCGGCCATCGGGATATCAATCTGCTCAACCGCCTGGAAAAGAGCAGCATCTTCTTGCTGCTGGTGGCCACGCTGCCTGCCGGCTGGTTTATGCTGCACTAA
- the ogt gene encoding methylated-DNA--[protein]-cysteine S-methyltransferase → MQTFLIDRTATPVGELVLIADEQGRLRAIDWTDHEARLMKLLNTHYRADRFTLREQRDPSGLTDAMQRYFAGELGIIDRLPVMTAGTEFQRTVWQQLRQIPCGEILTYGQLAQRIGRPTASRAVGMANGSNPISIVVPCHRVIGSQGALTGYAGGVQRKQWLLQHEGYLPKSLL, encoded by the coding sequence ATGCAGACTTTTTTGATTGATCGTACCGCCACGCCGGTGGGAGAACTGGTGCTGATTGCCGATGAACAGGGGCGCCTGCGGGCGATTGACTGGACCGATCACGAAGCGCGCCTGATGAAGCTGCTGAATACCCACTACCGCGCCGATCGCTTCACCCTGCGCGAGCAGCGCGATCCCAGCGGGCTGACCGACGCGATGCAACGCTATTTCGCCGGTGAACTGGGCATTATCGATCGGTTGCCGGTGATGACCGCCGGCACCGAGTTCCAACGCACCGTGTGGCAACAGCTGCGCCAAATCCCCTGCGGCGAGATCCTGACCTACGGCCAACTGGCGCAACGCATCGGTCGTCCGACCGCCTCGCGCGCAGTCGGCATGGCCAACGGTTCAAATCCGATCAGCATCGTGGTGCCCTGCCACCGGGTGATCGGTTCGCAGGGCGCGCTGACCGGCTATGCCGGCGGCGTACAGCGCAAGCAGTGGCTGCTGCAGCACGAAGGTTACCTACCGAAAAGTTTGCTGTAG
- the ydgH gene encoding DUF1471 family protein YdgH, with protein sequence MKLKTTIIASALLSLTALSAHAAQELTPEKAAALKPFDRITITGRFNAINEAVDAVSRRADKLGADSFYIQDSNNSNNGGNWRVTADLYHKDAPEVSKTPKYRVFNGVNELPKEEAYLLEPYDTVSVSGFYRSQPDINDAISKEAKKKGAASFFIVRQVDANSGGNQFVTAYIYKADAPKRRVQSPDAIPADSDAGRAALAAGGAAAAKVEIPGVASSGSPSREVGRFFETQSSTGQRYTVTLPNGTKIQEVNNVTAAQMVPFDSVTFTGHFNSMTDVSTEVAKRAAEKGAKYYHVTRQWQNKSGGNLTVSADLFK encoded by the coding sequence ATGAAGCTGAAGACCACGATCATCGCGTCAGCCTTGTTATCACTCACCGCGCTGTCTGCTCATGCGGCGCAAGAGTTAACTCCTGAGAAAGCAGCGGCGCTGAAGCCGTTTGATCGCATCACGATTACCGGCCGCTTCAATGCCATCAATGAAGCCGTCGACGCCGTATCCCGCCGTGCAGACAAACTGGGTGCCGATTCCTTCTATATCCAGGACAGCAACAACAGCAACAACGGCGGCAACTGGCGCGTCACCGCAGACCTTTATCATAAAGATGCGCCAGAAGTGAGCAAAACACCAAAATACCGCGTATTTAACGGCGTGAACGAACTGCCTAAAGAGGAAGCCTATCTGCTGGAGCCTTACGATACCGTGAGCGTCAGCGGTTTCTACCGCAGCCAGCCGGACATCAACGACGCCATCTCCAAAGAAGCGAAGAAAAAAGGCGCGGCCTCGTTCTTCATCGTGCGCCAGGTTGACGCCAACTCCGGCGGCAACCAGTTCGTTACCGCCTACATCTATAAGGCCGATGCGCCAAAACGCCGCGTGCAGAGCCCGGATGCCATTCCGGCCGATTCTGACGCCGGCCGCGCCGCACTGGCCGCCGGCGGTGCCGCTGCAGCAAAAGTCGAAATTCCTGGCGTCGCGTCTTCCGGTTCGCCAAGCCGCGAAGTGGGCCGTTTCTTCGAAACCCAGTCCTCTACCGGCCAGCGCTATACCGTCACGCTGCCTAACGGCACCAAAATCCAGGAAGTGAACAACGTGACCGCCGCGCAGATGGTGCCGTTCGATTCCGTCACCTTCACCGGCCACTTCAACAGTATGACCGACGTGTCCACCGAAGTGGCGAAACGCGCGGCCGAGAAAGGCGCCAAGTACTATCACGTCACTCGCCAATGGCAGAACAAGAGCGGCGGCAACCTGACCGTCAGCGCCGATCTGTTCAAATAA
- a CDS encoding pyridoxamine 5'-phosphate oxidase family protein: protein MKKMLAKQLPVQATSSPSGVPDIGPKRSLRLYDDRTLIYNENTGGQTLQNIREGSKMAVVVIDREALDGYRFVGTPELFLAGKPFDDALAFAEKNGMKPPKYAVLIHIDSIYTLRSGPNAGTRL from the coding sequence ATGAAGAAAATGCTGGCCAAACAGCTGCCTGTGCAGGCAACCAGCAGCCCGAGCGGCGTGCCCGATATCGGCCCCAAGCGTTCTCTGCGCCTCTATGATGACCGTACGCTGATTTACAACGAAAATACCGGTGGCCAGACGCTGCAAAATATCAGGGAAGGATCGAAAATGGCCGTCGTGGTCATCGATCGCGAGGCGCTGGACGGTTACCGCTTCGTCGGCACCCCGGAACTGTTCCTGGCGGGCAAGCCGTTTGACGATGCGCTGGCATTTGCAGAAAAAAATGGAATGAAGCCGCCGAAATACGCGGTGCTGATTCATATAGACAGTATTTATACCCTGCGCTCCGGCCCCAATGCCGGGACCCGGCTTTAG
- the pntB gene encoding Re/Si-specific NAD(P)(+) transhydrogenase subunit beta: MSGGLVTAAYIVAAILFIFSLAGLSRHETSKQGNLFGVAGMAIALIATILGPDSGNVGWIIIAMIIGGSIGVYLAKKVEMTEMPELVAVLHSFVGLAAVLVGFNSYLDHGAPMEPVMANIHLTEVFLGIFIGAVTFTGSIVAFGKLRGIISSKPLMLPNRHKLNLAALVISFLLLVAFVRTDSVGWQVVTLLLMTAIALAFGWHLVASIGGADMPVVVSMLNSYSGWAAAAAGFMLSNDLLIVTGALVGSSGAILSYIMCKAMNRSFISVIAGGFGSDGSSTGDAEEMGEYRETTAEEVAEQLKNSTSVIITPGYGMAVAQAQYPVAEITEKLRARGVKVRFGIHPVAGRLPGHMNVLLAEAKVPYDVVLEMDEINEDFPDTDTVLVIGANDTVNPAALEDPRSPIAGMPVLEVWKAQNVIAFKRSMNTGYAGVQNPLFFKENTQMLFGDAKDSVEAILRALQK, encoded by the coding sequence ATGTCTGGAGGATTGGTTACAGCTGCATACATTGTTGCCGCTATTTTGTTTATTTTCAGCCTGGCGGGCCTGTCGCGCCATGAAACGTCGAAGCAGGGCAACCTGTTCGGCGTCGCCGGTATGGCGATCGCGCTGATCGCCACCATTCTGGGGCCGGATTCCGGCAACGTCGGCTGGATCATCATCGCCATGATCATCGGCGGCTCGATCGGCGTCTATCTGGCCAAGAAGGTCGAGATGACCGAAATGCCGGAACTGGTGGCGGTGCTGCACAGCTTCGTTGGCCTGGCCGCGGTGCTGGTCGGCTTCAACAGCTACCTGGATCACGGCGCACCGATGGAGCCGGTGATGGCGAATATCCATCTGACCGAAGTGTTCCTCGGCATCTTTATCGGTGCGGTGACCTTCACCGGCTCGATCGTCGCCTTCGGCAAGCTGCGCGGCATCATCTCTTCCAAGCCGCTGATGCTGCCGAACCGCCACAAGCTGAATTTGGCGGCGCTGGTGATCTCGTTCCTGCTGCTGGTGGCGTTCGTGCGTACCGACAGCGTGGGCTGGCAGGTGGTGACGCTGCTGCTGATGACGGCGATCGCACTGGCGTTCGGCTGGCATCTGGTGGCCTCGATCGGCGGCGCGGACATGCCGGTGGTGGTGTCGATGCTCAACTCCTATTCGGGGTGGGCGGCGGCCGCGGCGGGCTTCATGCTGAGCAACGATCTGCTGATCGTCACCGGCGCGCTGGTGGGCTCTTCGGGTGCGATCCTGTCTTACATCATGTGCAAGGCGATGAACCGCTCGTTTATCAGCGTGATCGCCGGCGGTTTCGGCAGTGACGGTTCGTCCACCGGCGACGCCGAAGAGATGGGCGAATACCGTGAAACCACGGCGGAAGAGGTGGCCGAGCAGCTGAAGAACTCCACCTCGGTGATCATCACCCCGGGTTACGGCATGGCGGTGGCGCAGGCGCAATATCCGGTGGCGGAAATCACCGAGAAACTGCGGGCGCGCGGCGTGAAGGTGCGCTTCGGCATTCACCCGGTCGCGGGGCGTTTGCCGGGCCACATGAACGTGCTGCTGGCGGAGGCGAAGGTGCCGTACGACGTGGTGCTGGAGATGGATGAAATCAACGAAGATTTCCCGGATACCGACACCGTGCTGGTGATTGGCGCCAACGACACGGTGAACCCGGCGGCGCTGGAAGATCCGCGCAGCCCGATCGCCGGCATGCCGGTATTGGAAGTGTGGAAGGCGCAGAACGTGATCGCGTTTAAACGCTCGATGAACACCGGCTACGCCGGCGTGCAGAACCCGCTGTTCTTCAAGGAGAACACCCAGATGCTGTTCGGCGACGCCAAAGACAGCGTGGAAGCGATTCTGCGGGCATTGCAGAAGTAG
- a CDS encoding SIS domain-containing protein: protein MNAYFSYEADWLKQRNAWHTAAEIWQQPDLWAALHRQLQDQQAQWQPFLAPLLANPRLQIVLCGAGSSAFAGRALAPWLREQTGRDVAAYGTTDIVANPRQYLDPERPTLLVSFARSGNSPESVATVELADQLLPESYHLMLVCNPDSKLAQYAHRRDNVCSLVMPQGSNDQSFAMTSSFSCMMLSAALLLGPLSLEAAQAPLNAMVQRCRALRETLQPQVKALAASGFRRYITLGGSCFTGLAEEASLKMLELTAGRIVTRYDSPLGLRHGPKFMVDGQTLVVLMFSHGDYARQYDRDLWNELQRDGLAMQLVGLTGERQPLSDALLHMHDAADDIWLLFPYLLFTQMLAFESSLALGLTPDNPCPTGEVNRVVKGVTIYRFPSPEL from the coding sequence ATGAACGCGTATTTCTCTTACGAGGCGGATTGGCTGAAGCAGCGCAACGCCTGGCACACCGCCGCAGAGATTTGGCAGCAGCCGGATCTGTGGGCCGCGCTGCACCGGCAATTGCAGGATCAACAGGCGCAGTGGCAGCCGTTCCTGGCGCCGCTGCTGGCCAATCCGCGCCTGCAAATCGTGCTGTGCGGCGCCGGCAGCTCGGCGTTCGCCGGCCGCGCCCTGGCACCCTGGCTGCGCGAACAAACCGGCCGCGACGTGGCGGCCTACGGCACCACCGATATTGTCGCCAACCCGCGGCAGTATCTCGATCCTGAGCGGCCGACGCTGCTGGTCTCCTTCGCCCGCTCGGGCAACAGCCCGGAAAGCGTGGCGACGGTGGAGCTGGCCGACCAACTGCTGCCGGAAAGCTACCACCTGATGCTGGTCTGCAACCCGGACAGCAAGCTGGCGCAGTATGCGCATCGGCGCGACAACGTCTGTTCGCTGGTGATGCCGCAAGGCTCCAACGATCAGAGCTTCGCCATGACCTCCAGCTTCAGCTGCATGATGCTGAGCGCCGCGCTGCTGCTCGGCCCGCTTTCGCTCGAGGCCGCTCAGGCGCCGTTAAACGCCATGGTGCAGCGCTGCCGCGCGCTGCGCGAAACGCTGCAGCCACAGGTAAAGGCGCTGGCCGCCAGCGGTTTCCGCCGCTATATCACCCTCGGCGGCAGCTGCTTTACCGGCCTGGCGGAAGAGGCCTCGCTCAAGATGCTGGAGCTGACCGCCGGGCGCATCGTTACGCGCTACGACTCGCCGCTCGGCCTGCGCCACGGTCCGAAATTCATGGTCGACGGCCAGACGTTGGTGGTGCTGATGTTCTCCCACGGCGACTATGCCCGCCAGTATGACCGCGATCTGTGGAACGAACTGCAGCGCGACGGGCTGGCGATGCAGTTGGTCGGTTTGACCGGCGAACGCCAACCCCTGTCCGATGCCCTGCTGCATATGCACGACGCGGCTGACGATATCTGGCTGCTGTTCCCGTACCTGCTGTTCACCCAGATGCTGGCCTTCGAGAGTTCGCTGGCGCTGGGGTTGACCCCGGACAACCCTTGCCCGACCGGCGAGGTCAACCGGGTGGTGAAAGGCGTGACGATTTACCGTTTTCCTTCCCCAGAGCTGTAA
- a CDS encoding FNR family transcription factor: MIPEKRVIRRIQSGGCAIHCQDCSISQLCIPFTLNAHELDQLDNIIERKKPIQKGQTLFKAGDELKSLYAIRSGTIKSYTITEQGDEQITGFHLAGDLVGFDAIGGLKHPSFAQALETSMVCEIPFETLDDLSGKMPNLRQQIMRLMSGEIKGDQDMILLLSKKNAEERLAAFVYNLSRRFAERGFSPREFRLTMTRGDIGNYLGLTVETISRLLGRFQKSEILSVKGKYITIENADALSVLAGTPRINVTVNA, from the coding sequence ATGATCCCGGAAAAACGCGTGATTCGTCGTATCCAGTCTGGTGGTTGTGCGATCCATTGCCAGGACTGCAGCATCAGCCAGCTGTGCATTCCTTTCACCCTTAATGCCCACGAGCTGGACCAGCTCGACAACATTATCGAGAGGAAAAAGCCCATCCAGAAAGGCCAGACCCTGTTCAAGGCCGGCGACGAGCTGAAGTCGCTGTACGCGATCCGTTCCGGGACCATCAAAAGCTACACCATCACCGAGCAAGGCGACGAGCAGATCACTGGCTTCCACCTGGCGGGCGATCTGGTGGGCTTCGACGCCATCGGCGGCCTGAAGCACCCGAGCTTCGCTCAGGCGCTGGAAACCTCGATGGTGTGCGAGATCCCGTTCGAAACCCTCGATGACCTGTCCGGCAAAATGCCTAATCTGCGTCAGCAGATCATGCGGCTGATGAGCGGCGAGATCAAAGGCGACCAGGACATGATCCTGCTGCTGTCGAAGAAAAACGCCGAAGAGCGCCTGGCGGCGTTCGTTTACAACCTGTCGCGCCGCTTTGCGGAGCGTGGCTTCTCGCCGCGCGAGTTCCGGTTGACCATGACCCGCGGCGACATCGGCAACTACCTCGGCCTGACGGTGGAAACCATCAGCCGCCTGCTGGGCCGCTTCCAGAAAAGCGAAATCCTCAGCGTGAAAGGCAAATACATCACCATCGAAAACGCCGACGCCCTGTCGGTGCTGGCCGGTACGCCACGCATCAACGTGACCGTCAACGCCTGA
- the uspE gene encoding universal stress protein UspE: MAKYQNLLVAIDPNQDDQPALRRAVYLVKRNGGRIKAFLPIYDFSYEMTTLLSPDERTAMRQGVISQRAAWINEQCRFYLNDGVPIEIKVVWHNRPFEAIIQEVLSGQHDLLLKMAHQHDRLESVIFTPTDWHLLRKCPCPVWMVKDQPWPEGGKALVAVNLASEEPYHDPLNIKLVQETVELAENVNQTEVHLVGAYPVTPINIAIELPDFDPSVYNDAIRGQHLIAMKALRQKFCIKEEFTHVEKGLPEEVIPDLAEHLQAGVVVLGTLGRTGISAAFIGNTAEHVIDHLKCDLLVIKPENFNCPIEADEDDEHDDED; this comes from the coding sequence ATGGCGAAGTATCAGAATCTTCTGGTGGCTATTGACCCCAATCAGGACGATCAGCCGGCATTGCGCCGCGCCGTGTACCTGGTGAAACGGAACGGCGGGCGCATCAAAGCCTTCCTGCCCATTTATGACTTCTCTTACGAAATGACGACCCTGCTCTCCCCGGACGAAAGAACGGCGATGCGGCAAGGTGTGATCAGCCAACGCGCCGCCTGGATCAACGAGCAGTGCCGCTTCTATCTCAACGACGGCGTGCCGATCGAAATCAAAGTGGTCTGGCATAACCGCCCCTTCGAAGCCATCATTCAGGAAGTGCTTTCAGGCCAGCATGACCTGCTGCTGAAAATGGCGCACCAGCACGATCGGCTGGAATCGGTGATCTTCACCCCCACCGACTGGCACCTGCTGCGCAAATGCCCTTGCCCGGTGTGGATGGTAAAAGACCAGCCCTGGCCGGAAGGCGGAAAAGCGCTGGTGGCGGTCAATCTGGCCAGCGAAGAACCCTATCACGACCCGCTCAATATCAAACTGGTGCAAGAAACCGTCGAACTGGCGGAAAACGTCAACCAGACCGAGGTTCACCTGGTTGGCGCCTATCCTGTCACCCCGATCAACATCGCCATCGAGCTACCCGATTTCGATCCGAGCGTCTACAACGACGCCATCCGCGGCCAGCATCTGATCGCCATGAAGGCGCTGCGGCAGAAATTCTGCATTAAGGAAGAGTTCACCCACGTGGAAAAAGGCCTGCCGGAAGAGGTGATCCCCGATCTGGCCGAACACCTGCAGGCCGGCGTGGTGGTTCTGGGCACCCTGGGCCGCACCGGCATTTCGGCGGCCTTTATCGGCAACACCGCGGAACATGTGATCGACCATCTGAAATGCGATCTGCTGGTGATTAAGCCGGAGAACTTCAACTGCCCGATCGAGGCGGATGAAGACGATGAGCACGACGACGAAGATTAA
- the folM gene encoding dihydromonapterin reductase → MEHPNSAPVLITGGARRIGLALARAFLERGVPVIIAYRSEYPAMAELKALGACCIQGDFSTHEGIYRFADQVRQVAPKLRAMIHNASAWQAESPEVPPEQVMAAMLQIHVYTPYLLNQLLESCLTGQGQAGADIIHLTDYVVEKGSDKHIAYAASKAALDNMTRSFARKLAPEVKVNAIAPALIIFNAGDDEAYRQQALAKSLMKVAPGESEVVNLVNYLLESRYVTGRTHGVDGGRPLR, encoded by the coding sequence ATGGAACACCCCAACTCTGCCCCGGTGCTGATTACCGGCGGCGCGCGGCGCATCGGGCTGGCGCTCGCCAGAGCGTTTCTCGAACGCGGCGTTCCCGTCATCATCGCCTACCGCAGCGAATATCCGGCGATGGCCGAGTTGAAAGCCTTGGGCGCCTGCTGCATTCAGGGCGACTTTTCCACGCACGAAGGCATCTACCGTTTCGCCGACCAGGTGCGGCAGGTGGCCCCCAAACTGCGCGCGATGATCCATAACGCCAGCGCCTGGCAGGCCGAGTCGCCGGAGGTCCCGCCGGAGCAGGTGATGGCGGCGATGCTGCAAATTCACGTCTACACGCCCTATTTGCTCAATCAGCTGCTCGAATCCTGCCTGACCGGCCAGGGCCAGGCCGGCGCCGATATCATCCATCTGACCGACTACGTGGTGGAAAAAGGCAGCGACAAACACATCGCCTACGCCGCCAGCAAGGCCGCGCTGGACAATATGACCCGATCGTTTGCCCGCAAGCTGGCGCCGGAGGTCAAGGTCAACGCCATTGCGCCGGCGCTGATCATCTTCAATGCGGGCGACGATGAAGCCTATCGCCAGCAGGCGCTGGCGAAGTCGCTGATGAAGGTCGCGCCGGGCGAGAGCGAAGTGGTGAATCTGGTGAACTACCTGCTGGAGAGCCGCTACGTGACCGGCCGCACCCACGGCGTCGACGGCGGGCGGCCGCTGCGCTGA
- a CDS encoding tagatose bisphosphate family class II aldolase, with protein MYLIANREMLLKAQRQGYAVPAFNVHNLETVQVVAETAAELRSPVIMAGTPGTFSYAGTDYLIGICQSAAHRYDLPLALHLDHHEALDDIEHKVKSGIRSVMIDGSHLPFEQNIAKVAAAVALCHRYGASVEAELGRLGGQEDDLIVDTADSFYTDPVAAREFVAATGIDSLAVAIGSAHGLYHGEPKLDFERLALIREQVDVPLVLHGASGIPEAMVKRAISLGVCKVNVATELKIAFADAVKSYFSQHPDANDPRKYIVPGKLAMKEVVAEKIRICGSSGML; from the coding sequence ATGTATCTGATAGCCAACCGAGAAATGCTGCTCAAGGCGCAGCGCCAGGGTTACGCCGTCCCGGCGTTTAATGTCCACAATCTGGAAACCGTGCAGGTGGTGGCGGAAACCGCCGCCGAGCTGCGCTCACCAGTGATCATGGCCGGCACGCCCGGCACCTTCAGCTACGCCGGAACCGACTACCTGATCGGCATTTGCCAATCGGCCGCGCACCGCTACGATCTGCCGCTGGCGCTGCATCTGGATCATCACGAAGCGCTGGACGACATCGAGCACAAGGTGAAAAGCGGCATCCGCTCGGTGATGATCGACGGTTCCCATCTGCCGTTCGAGCAGAATATCGCCAAGGTGGCCGCCGCAGTGGCCCTGTGCCACCGCTATGGCGCCAGCGTGGAGGCAGAACTGGGCCGCCTGGGCGGGCAGGAAGACGATCTGATCGTCGATACGGCGGACAGCTTCTATACCGACCCGGTGGCGGCACGCGAGTTCGTCGCCGCCACCGGCATCGATTCGCTGGCGGTGGCGATCGGTTCCGCCCACGGCCTGTATCACGGCGAGCCGAAGCTGGACTTCGAGCGCCTGGCGCTGATCCGCGAACAGGTGGACGTGCCCCTGGTGCTGCACGGTGCCTCCGGCATTCCGGAAGCAATGGTCAAGCGCGCGATCTCGCTCGGCGTCTGCAAGGTCAACGTCGCCACCGAATTGAAAATCGCCTTCGCCGATGCGGTGAAAAGCTACTTTTCACAGCACCCGGATGCCAACGACCCGCGCAAATACATCGTCCCCGGCAAGCTGGCGATGAAAGAAGTGGTGGCGGAAAAGATCCGCATCTGTGGCAGCAGCGGCATGCTGTAA